One genomic segment of Methylocystis sp. SC2 includes these proteins:
- a CDS encoding cobyric acid synthase — MSRTVMIQGTGSDVGKSLLVAGLARAFVNRGVRVAPFKPQNMSNNAAVTSDGGEIGRAQALQARAARLTPRIDMNPVLLKPQGASGAQIIVQGRVVGQAKARDYQDLKPRLMRPVLESYARLRADAELVVVEGAGSAAEINLRKNDIANMGFAREADVPVVLVGDIDRGGVIAQLVGCKAALGDDDAAMIEGFIVNKFRGDASLFDDGLRFVEARTGWRSLGLVPFFEAAARLPAEDAFGLRMQGHDQRSGVTIAVPLLPHIANFDDLDPLKAEPGVRVVFLKDGEPLPPETQLVILPGSKATIADLAALRDNGWDVDILAHVRRGGRVFGVCGGYQMLGRVIRDPLGVEGAAGEAQGLGLLDIETTLTREKALAPVSGHAPLFDAPFCGYEMHVGATAGSDCARPALQLADGRADGASSCDGRVAGAYAHGIFADDCLRASLLRMLGAPQSSLRYEESIEETLDALAAHCARHIDLDALWEMAR; from the coding sequence ATGAGCCGCACGGTGATGATCCAGGGCACGGGCTCCGACGTCGGCAAGTCGCTGCTCGTCGCCGGGCTCGCGCGCGCCTTCGTGAATCGCGGCGTCAGGGTCGCGCCCTTCAAGCCGCAAAACATGTCGAACAACGCCGCGGTGACGAGCGACGGCGGCGAGATCGGCCGGGCCCAGGCCTTGCAGGCGCGCGCCGCGCGGCTTACGCCTCGCATCGACATGAATCCCGTGCTGCTCAAACCGCAAGGCGCGTCGGGCGCGCAAATCATCGTGCAGGGACGCGTCGTCGGCCAGGCGAAGGCGCGCGACTACCAGGATTTGAAGCCGCGCCTGATGCGGCCTGTGCTCGAAAGCTACGCGCGCTTGAGGGCCGACGCCGAGCTTGTCGTCGTCGAAGGCGCCGGCAGCGCCGCCGAAATCAATCTGCGCAAGAACGATATCGCCAATATGGGCTTCGCCCGTGAAGCCGACGTTCCGGTCGTGCTGGTCGGCGACATCGACCGCGGCGGCGTGATTGCGCAACTTGTCGGCTGCAAGGCGGCGCTCGGCGACGACGACGCGGCGATGATCGAGGGGTTCATCGTCAACAAGTTTCGCGGCGACGCCTCGCTGTTCGACGATGGCCTGCGCTTCGTCGAAGCGCGGACGGGCTGGCGTTCGCTCGGCCTCGTGCCTTTTTTCGAAGCCGCCGCGCGGCTTCCGGCCGAGGACGCTTTCGGGTTGCGCATGCAAGGCCATGATCAGCGCAGCGGCGTGACGATCGCCGTTCCGCTCCTGCCGCATATCGCCAATTTCGACGATCTCGATCCGCTGAAAGCCGAACCCGGCGTGCGCGTGGTCTTCCTCAAGGATGGAGAGCCGCTGCCGCCGGAAACGCAACTCGTCATCCTGCCGGGATCGAAAGCGACCATCGCCGATCTGGCGGCGCTGCGCGACAATGGCTGGGACGTCGACATTCTCGCGCATGTCCGTCGCGGCGGCCGCGTCTTCGGCGTTTGCGGCGGCTATCAGATGCTGGGCCGCGTCATCCGCGATCCGCTGGGCGTCGAAGGCGCCGCCGGCGAAGCGCAGGGATTGGGTCTCCTCGATATTGAAACGACGCTGACGAGAGAAAAAGCGCTGGCCCCGGTCAGCGGCCATGCGCCGCTTTTCGACGCGCCGTTCTGCGGCTACGAAATGCATGTCGGCGCAACGGCCGGATCCGACTGCGCGCGGCCGGCGCTCCAACTGGCGGACGGGCGCGCGGATGGCGCGAGCTCATGCGACGGGCGCGTGGCGGGCGCCTATGCGCATGGAATCTTCGCGGACGATTGCTTGCGCGCGTCGCTGCTGCGCATGCTTGGCGCGCCGCAATCGTCGTTGCGTTACGAGGAGTCGATCGAAGAGACGCTCGACGCGCTGGCGGCGCATTGCGCGCGCCATATCGATCTCGACGCGCTGTGGGAGATGGCGCGATGA
- the cobD gene encoding threonine-phosphate decarboxylase CobD — translation MTAHSAIGAPPLVAHGGRLDAARRLFPDAPQPWIDLSTGVNPRAYPLPPLADEIFTRLPDDDAFAALDSAARRAYGAPSGVEIVAGGGAQAFIQLLPRVFPAQRVAILGFTYAEHAACWAASGAQVDMVETLDALVDADVGVIVNPNNPDGRVVEPRDILSAATQMSQRGRLLIVDESFMDFTPEASVARFAQNDGLVVLRSFGKAYGLPGLRLGFALCSRARGATLRATLGPWAVSGPALAIGARALADQAWRTGAARACAGDAARLDALLTQAGFHIMGGTTLFRLAANPQASRWFARLAARGILTRGFADRPDWLRFGLPPNESAWSRLAAALESVDGG, via the coding sequence ATGACGGCGCACTCGGCAATCGGCGCGCCGCCGCTCGTCGCGCATGGCGGGCGGTTAGACGCCGCGCGGCGCCTTTTTCCCGACGCGCCGCAGCCCTGGATCGATCTGTCGACGGGCGTCAATCCGCGCGCCTATCCGCTGCCGCCGCTCGCCGATGAGATTTTCACGCGCCTTCCCGACGATGACGCTTTCGCCGCGCTCGACAGCGCCGCGCGGCGCGCTTATGGCGCGCCCTCTGGCGTGGAAATCGTCGCGGGCGGCGGCGCGCAAGCTTTCATTCAGCTGCTTCCGCGCGTTTTCCCGGCCCAACGGGTCGCGATCCTCGGCTTCACCTATGCCGAACACGCCGCCTGTTGGGCGGCATCGGGCGCACAGGTCGATATGGTGGAAACATTGGACGCGCTTGTGGACGCCGACGTCGGCGTGATCGTCAATCCCAATAATCCGGACGGACGCGTGGTCGAGCCGCGGGACATTTTGTCCGCCGCTACGCAGATGTCGCAGCGCGGCCGTCTGCTGATCGTCGACGAATCCTTCATGGATTTCACGCCGGAAGCGAGCGTCGCGCGTTTCGCGCAGAACGATGGCCTCGTTGTGCTGCGCTCCTTCGGCAAGGCTTACGGACTTCCCGGATTGCGGCTCGGCTTCGCGCTCTGTTCGCGCGCGCGCGGGGCGACGCTGCGCGCCACGCTCGGACCCTGGGCGGTTTCGGGACCGGCGCTCGCCATCGGCGCCCGCGCGCTTGCGGATCAAGCATGGCGTACAGGCGCCGCGCGAGCTTGCGCGGGCGACGCTGCGCGCCTCGACGCGCTTTTGACGCAAGCCGGTTTTCACATCATGGGCGGAACGACGCTATTTCGCCTGGCGGCGAATCCGCAAGCCTCCCGCTGGTTTGCGCGTCTCGCCGCACGCGGCATATTGACCCGAGGCTTCGCCGACAGGCCGGACTGGCTGAGGTTCGGTCTGCCGCCAAATGAGTCCGCCTGGTCGCGGCTTGCCGCCGCGCTGGAGAGCGTCGATGGCGGTTGA
- the bluB gene encoding 5,6-dimethylbenzimidazole synthase, whose product MAVDAPKKTDEKPADLAPAGAFSGAERAAIYRVIHARRDVRDEFLPEDVPRDVLLRILDAAHHAPSVGFMQPWNFIVIRDVEKRRAAYAAFQRACEAEEQALEPERRSLYRSLKLQGIMKAPLNICVTCDRARFGATGLGRTQQPDTDILSTACAVQNLWLAARAEGVGVGWVSIVRDADLRQIFRIPKEIAIVAYLCVGYVAQAYTLPELEAKRWASRLPLENLIFEDSWGELAESTNPP is encoded by the coding sequence ATGGCGGTTGATGCGCCGAAGAAGACGGACGAGAAGCCAGCGGATCTGGCGCCCGCCGGCGCCTTCAGCGGCGCCGAACGCGCCGCGATCTATCGGGTCATCCACGCACGCCGCGACGTGCGTGACGAATTCCTGCCGGAAGACGTGCCGCGCGACGTTCTGCTGCGCATCCTGGACGCGGCGCATCATGCGCCCTCCGTCGGTTTCATGCAGCCATGGAACTTCATCGTCATCCGGGACGTCGAGAAGCGGCGCGCCGCCTATGCGGCCTTTCAGCGCGCCTGCGAAGCCGAGGAGCAGGCGCTGGAGCCGGAGCGTCGCTCCCTCTATCGCAGCCTCAAGCTGCAGGGGATCATGAAAGCCCCGCTCAATATCTGCGTCACCTGCGATCGCGCGCGGTTCGGCGCGACCGGCCTCGGGCGCACGCAGCAGCCCGATACGGATATTTTAAGCACCGCCTGCGCTGTTCAGAATCTTTGGCTGGCGGCGCGCGCCGAAGGCGTCGGCGTCGGCTGGGTGAGCATCGTCAGGGACGCCGATCTGCGCCAGATCTTCAGGATTCCCAAAGAGATAGCGATCGTCGCCTATCTCTGCGTCGGCTATGTCGCGCAGGCCTATACGCTGCCGGAGCTTGAAGCGAAACGCTGGGCCTCGCGTCTGCCTTTGGAGAATCTGATCTTCGAGGACAGCTGGGGAGAACTGGCCGAGTCCACAAACCCGCCTTAA